Proteins encoded in a region of the Apostichopus japonicus isolate 1M-3 chromosome 19, ASM3797524v1, whole genome shotgun sequence genome:
- the LOC139960439 gene encoding uncharacterized protein isoform X1, with protein sequence MEWKCKICNFSCDRRVRLLRHYRFSHPHQGRHLSFPCLYKDCLVMSKSLGGLKAHMTKNHKTVTLTASHKTSEITYKCSVCHHRVENLFSHLNRHLKVFEKIQCPFKECFFETNVPTSYSSHKSRLHRNDSTNQLKDECLFRDDTLSIVGSDTFSSDQIIEDTEDLNEDMIVDHDSDTDEVFTKRIALFMLKLESVFHVPVSTIQQIVDELVEMHFLSRPIIQSQLSKVFMQQQNIMQDIMQAVTDVVMTEAPMIARLQRGNKYGVLSTHKLRRKFFQLNFPVVNAKEFILGKVNGKTCTMVYISVPTMIQKLLQRTDVMDKVLLNEETSQKYCSFKDGSVYKTNPFFENGDFRLAIGLYMDEFEVCNPLGTSKKKHKILAVYWVLADIPAKFRSQLHVIQLAALVKSIHVKEFGFEKSLLQLWQDLSFIENEGVFIESLGENLKGTVVYVSSDNLGAHQFGGFMESFGPNVLRPCRACMATNSDIQDVHFQLDKCVKRNKENFSYHIQQVEDDASVSKVYGVKRDCVLHKYLQGFHATNGLPFDVSHDCLEGIVPYEMALCLAYFIGRKYFTLDCLNARIRHFQYKFTDKVNQPQIIGTNFRSKNTIGGNQSENWTLIRLLPLLVGEHVPQNDMVWDVLLSLKDIVELVHSPVFTEEMITSLDAKIHDHKHQFTKAFPGKALKPKHHFIEHYTEEIKMFGPLVKVSTIRFEAKHNFFKRIVRNVNNFKNILVSLSTRHQLMAAYYLASPYYFGQSVVVENMTGLNVSLLSENIVTAIPSEIMSSSTVSVTDTIKFEGTDYGLLRN encoded by the exons TCTGCCATCACAGAGTTGAAAATTTATTTAGTCACCTAAACAGACATCTGAAAGTGTTTGAAAAAATCCAGTGTCCATTTAAAGAGTGTTTCTTCGAAACTAATGTGCCTACATCATATTCTTCACATAAGAGCCGATTACATAGAAATGACTCAACTAATCAGCTGAAGGATGAATGTTTATTCAGAGACGACACTTTAAGTATTGTTGGGAGTGATACGTTTAGCTCAGATCAAATAATAGAAGATACTGAAGACTTGAATGAGGATATGATAGTTGATCATGACTCTGACACAGATGAGGTATTCACAAAAAGAATTGCCTTGTTCATGTTAAAGCTGGAATCAGTTTTTCATGTACCAGTTTCCACTATTCAGCAGATAGTAGATGAACTTGTTGAAATGCATTTCTTGTCAAGACCTATCATTCAGTCCCAGTTGAGTAAAGTTTTTATGCAGCAACAGAACATAATGCAAGATATTATGCAGGCAGTAACAGATGTTGTAATGACAGAAGCTCCCATGATTGCACGTCTTCAACGTGGAAACAAATATGGTGTTCTGTCTACTCATAAACTGAGAAGGAAATTTTTTCAGTTAAATTTCCCAGTTGTGAATGCCAAAGAGTTTATTTTAGGGAAAGTAAATGGCAAAACATGTACTATGGTTTATATTTCTGTGCCTACAATGATTCAGAAGCTTTTGCAGAGAACAGATGTGATGGATAAGGTTTTATTAAATGAAGAAACTTCACAAAAGTATTGCTCTTTTAAAGATGGCAGCGTTTATAAAACTAATCCTTTCTTTGAAAATGGGGATTTCAGACTTGCTATTGGCCTGTATATGGATGAATTTGAGGTTTGTAACCCATTGGGTACGTcaaaaaagaaacacaaaatttTGGCTGTCTACTGGGTGTTAGCCGATATACCAGCTAAGTTCCGGTCACAGCTTCATGTCATTCAACTAGCAGCATTAGTAAAGTCTATTCATGTAAAAGAATTTGGATTTGAAAAGTCTCTTCTACAGCTTTGGCAAGACTTATCATTTATTGAAAATGAAGGTGTGTTTATTGAGTCTTTAGGAGAGAATCTCAAAGGAACTGTGGTATATGTTTCTTCTGACAACCTTGGTGCTCATCAGTTTGGTGGGTTCATGGAAAGTTTTGGACCTAATGTTTTGAGGCCATGCAGAGCCTGTATGGCTACCAATTCAGATATCCAGGATGTACATTTTCAGTTGGATAAGTGTGTTAAGCGTAACAAGGAGAACTTCAGTTATCATATTCAGCAGGTTGAAGATGACGCATCAGTTTCTAAGGTTTATGGTGTAAAACGTGATTGTGTTCTTCATAAGTACTTGCAGGGTTTCCATGCCACCAACGGTCTTCCGTTTGATGTATCTCATGACTGCCTGGAGGGCATTGTACCATATGAAATGGCTCTGTGTCTTGCTTACTTCATAGGAAGAAAATACTTTACCTTAGATTGTCTGAATGCCAGGATCAGACATTTTCAGTACAAATTTACTGACAAGGTCAATCAACCTCAAATTATTGGTACAAACTTTAGGTCAAAAAATACTATTGGTGGAAATCAGAGTGAAAATTGGACACTGATACGCCTGCTTCCATTGTTGGTAGGAGAACATGTACCACAGAATGATATGGTTTGGGATGTATTACTTTCTCTGAAAGATATTGTGGAGTTAGTGCACAGTCCAGTATTTACAGAAGAAATGATCACTAGCTTAGATGCCAAAATTCATGATCACAAACATCAATTCACTAAGGCGTTTCCAGGTAAAGCTCTAAAACCAAAACATCATTTCATTGAACATTACACGgaagaaattaaaatgtttgGACCTCTTGTTAAAGTCTCTACAATAAGGTTTGAGGCTAAGCACAACTTTTTTAAAAGAATTGTTCGCAACGTGAACAACTTCAAAAATATACTTGTATCCCTGTCAACTCGACACCAGTTGATGGCAGCATACTATCTGGCATCACCTTATTATTTTGGTCAATCTGTTGTGGTAGAAAACATGACAGGTTTAAATGTGTCACTTCTTTCAGAAAACATTGTCACAGCAATACCAAGTGAAATTATGTCTTCATCAACGGTTTCAGTCACAGATACCATCAAGTTTGAGGGAACAGACTATG GATTGCTCAGAAATTGA
- the LOC139960439 gene encoding uncharacterized protein isoform X3 gives MCHFFQKTLSQQYQVKLCLHQRFQSQIPSSLREQTMDCSEIDTMYKLRVVLSPKDIQKVSLEQRPDSVENLMETLKDKLSLEGSFTLQYADPDFGGEMVNLTNANDLPETCASVHVIYTEIAEDQCYRSSTPSLSSVGSFGSSHDTMSVSSNDDIQSVEAKLRQGCWPEVFQVPKVGPELELVFEDGNRKYLSEGKKLDLSKDHKSQFLDAIANRIWEYKAYPTHMEYTEVAKAIMRTYPCLAEKGSSSGYDEMLNSIKFKMGNLRAKMRKLDCIELNVNSRKRSYPGTSSSKHKKPKRAEINYLPDIPIGEDATSMEFYRENICAEVQKRNRDMNKIKNMMMRTYAYRRQDLVLKAPAVNEMVERWPALFLPSELKAEFSRLSNLALESTFFSSLDQHLDRMVEILSTRQKFQNLFHFETGDVTAKRTAVLRCIPDYFTEQPYFKDFEDTTMAEDIQTEVTHGIAVLGDVKDPLSICIVVDNKIVIDDIKYFPSAVALFFAIHYCLHLEYAKGQERTMELIQKVFFGLNGRKLTAKLQSFKNKLFS, from the exons ATGTGTCACTTCTTTCAGAAAACATTGTCACAGCAATACCAAGTGAAATTATGTCTTCATCAACGGTTTCAGTCACAGATACCATCAAGTTTGAGGGAACAGACTATG GATTGCTCAGAAATTGATACAATGTACAAATTGAGGGTAGTTTTGTCACCAAAGGACATACAGAAGGTGTCCCTTGAGCAACGTCCAGATTCTGTTGAAAATCTTATGGAAACTTTGAAAGATAAGTTAAGCCTTGAAGGCAGTTTCACTTTGCAATATGCTGATCCAGACTTTGGAGGTGAGATGGTGAATCTGACTAATGCAAATGATTTACCAGAGACATGTGCATCTGTCCACGTGATATACACTGAAATTGCTGAAGATCAGTGCTATCGGAGTAGTACACCCTCACTGTCATCTGTCGGTTCATTTGGAAGCTCACATGACACTATGAGTGTTAGTTCAAATGATGACATACAGTCGGTAGAAGCCAAACTGAGACAAGGGTGTTGGCCAGAGGTCTTTCAGGTACCTAAAGTGGGCCCAGAGCTGGAACTGGTTTTTGAAGATGGTAATAGAAAGTATCTGTCAGAAGGAAAGAAGCTTGACTTAAGCAAAGATCACAAAAGTCAGTTCCTTGATGCGATTGCTAACCGCATTTGGGAGTACAAAGCTTATCCAACACACATGGAATACACTGAAGTAGCAAAAGCAATCATGAGGACCTATCCTTGTTTGGCTGAAAAGGGAAGTTCCTCTGGCTATGATGAAATGCTTAACAGCATCAAATTTAAGATGGGTAAtcttagagcaaaaatgagaaagtTGGACTGCATTGAACTAAATGTTAACTCAAGGAAGCGCTCCTACCCTGGAACGTCTtcatcaaaacacaaaaagCCAAAGAGAGCAGAAATAAATTACTTACCAGACATTCCAATTGGAGAAGATGCAACAAGTATGGAGTTTTATCGAGAAAACATTTGTGCAGAAGTTCAAAAGAGAAACAGGGACATGAACAAgattaaaaatatgatgatgAGGACCTATGCATACCGTAGACAGGACCTGGTCTTAAAGGCGCCAGCCGTCAACGAAATGGTAGAAAGATGGCCCGCCTTATTTCTTCCCAGTGAA ttGAAGGCTGAGTTTTCGAGGTTAAGCAACCTTGCTCTGGAGAgcactttcttttcttcactaGACCAACACCTTGACAGAATGGTGGAAATATTGTCAACCAGACAAAAGTTTCAGAACTTGTTTCACTTTGAGACAGGG GATGTCACTGCAAAAAGAACTGCTGTCTTGCGATGCATACCAGACTATTTCACGGAACAACCATACTTCAAGGACTTTGAG gACACAACTATGGCAGAAGACATCCAAACTGAAGTTACTCATGGCATCGCTGTGCTGGGTGATGTCAAGGACCCCCTGTCAATTTGCATTGTTGTTGATAACAAAATTGTTATTGATGACATAAAGTATTTTCCTAGTGCTGTTGCACTATTTTTTGCAATTCATTATTGCTTGCATCTTGAATATGCAAAGGGACAAGAACGCACTATGGAACTTATTCAAAAAGTTTTCTTTGGTCTGAATGGGAgaaagttaactgctaagttgCAAAGCTTCAAAAACAAACTGTTCTCATGA
- the LOC139960439 gene encoding uncharacterized protein isoform X2, which produces MVYVSFMRKRRSTYEDIVVSTCHGRVSRHFYMKTTGKRRLCVFATELTDCSEIDTMYKLRVVLSPKDIQKVSLEQRPDSVENLMETLKDKLSLEGSFTLQYADPDFGGEMVNLTNANDLPETCASVHVIYTEIAEDQCYRSSTPSLSSVGSFGSSHDTMSVSSNDDIQSVEAKLRQGCWPEVFQVPKVGPELELVFEDGNRKYLSEGKKLDLSKDHKSQFLDAIANRIWEYKAYPTHMEYTEVAKAIMRTYPCLAEKGSSSGYDEMLNSIKFKMGNLRAKMRKLDCIELNVNSRKRSYPGTSSSKHKKPKRAEINYLPDIPIGEDATSMEFYRENICAEVQKRNRDMNKIKNMMMRTYAYRRQDLVLKAPAVNEMVERWPALFLPSELKAEFSRLSNLALESTFFSSLDQHLDRMVEILSTRQKFQNLFHFETGDVTAKRTAVLRCIPDYFTEQPYFKDFEDTTMAEDIQTEVTHGIAVLGDVKDPLSICIVVDNKIVIDDIKYFPSAVALFFAIHYCLHLEYAKGQERTMELIQKVFFGLNGRKLTAKLQSFKNKLFS; this is translated from the exons GATTGCTCAGAAATTGATACAATGTACAAATTGAGGGTAGTTTTGTCACCAAAGGACATACAGAAGGTGTCCCTTGAGCAACGTCCAGATTCTGTTGAAAATCTTATGGAAACTTTGAAAGATAAGTTAAGCCTTGAAGGCAGTTTCACTTTGCAATATGCTGATCCAGACTTTGGAGGTGAGATGGTGAATCTGACTAATGCAAATGATTTACCAGAGACATGTGCATCTGTCCACGTGATATACACTGAAATTGCTGAAGATCAGTGCTATCGGAGTAGTACACCCTCACTGTCATCTGTCGGTTCATTTGGAAGCTCACATGACACTATGAGTGTTAGTTCAAATGATGACATACAGTCGGTAGAAGCCAAACTGAGACAAGGGTGTTGGCCAGAGGTCTTTCAGGTACCTAAAGTGGGCCCAGAGCTGGAACTGGTTTTTGAAGATGGTAATAGAAAGTATCTGTCAGAAGGAAAGAAGCTTGACTTAAGCAAAGATCACAAAAGTCAGTTCCTTGATGCGATTGCTAACCGCATTTGGGAGTACAAAGCTTATCCAACACACATGGAATACACTGAAGTAGCAAAAGCAATCATGAGGACCTATCCTTGTTTGGCTGAAAAGGGAAGTTCCTCTGGCTATGATGAAATGCTTAACAGCATCAAATTTAAGATGGGTAAtcttagagcaaaaatgagaaagtTGGACTGCATTGAACTAAATGTTAACTCAAGGAAGCGCTCCTACCCTGGAACGTCTtcatcaaaacacaaaaagCCAAAGAGAGCAGAAATAAATTACTTACCAGACATTCCAATTGGAGAAGATGCAACAAGTATGGAGTTTTATCGAGAAAACATTTGTGCAGAAGTTCAAAAGAGAAACAGGGACATGAACAAgattaaaaatatgatgatgAGGACCTATGCATACCGTAGACAGGACCTGGTCTTAAAGGCGCCAGCCGTCAACGAAATGGTAGAAAGATGGCCCGCCTTATTTCTTCCCAGTGAA ttGAAGGCTGAGTTTTCGAGGTTAAGCAACCTTGCTCTGGAGAgcactttcttttcttcactaGACCAACACCTTGACAGAATGGTGGAAATATTGTCAACCAGACAAAAGTTTCAGAACTTGTTTCACTTTGAGACAGGG GATGTCACTGCAAAAAGAACTGCTGTCTTGCGATGCATACCAGACTATTTCACGGAACAACCATACTTCAAGGACTTTGAG gACACAACTATGGCAGAAGACATCCAAACTGAAGTTACTCATGGCATCGCTGTGCTGGGTGATGTCAAGGACCCCCTGTCAATTTGCATTGTTGTTGATAACAAAATTGTTATTGATGACATAAAGTATTTTCCTAGTGCTGTTGCACTATTTTTTGCAATTCATTATTGCTTGCATCTTGAATATGCAAAGGGACAAGAACGCACTATGGAACTTATTCAAAAAGTTTTCTTTGGTCTGAATGGGAgaaagttaactgctaagttgCAAAGCTTCAAAAACAAACTGTTCTCATGA
- the LOC139960439 gene encoding uncharacterized protein isoform X4: MYKLRVVLSPKDIQKVSLEQRPDSVENLMETLKDKLSLEGSFTLQYADPDFGGEMVNLTNANDLPETCASVHVIYTEIAEDQCYRSSTPSLSSVGSFGSSHDTMSVSSNDDIQSVEAKLRQGCWPEVFQVPKVGPELELVFEDGNRKYLSEGKKLDLSKDHKSQFLDAIANRIWEYKAYPTHMEYTEVAKAIMRTYPCLAEKGSSSGYDEMLNSIKFKMGNLRAKMRKLDCIELNVNSRKRSYPGTSSSKHKKPKRAEINYLPDIPIGEDATSMEFYRENICAEVQKRNRDMNKIKNMMMRTYAYRRQDLVLKAPAVNEMVERWPALFLPSELKAEFSRLSNLALESTFFSSLDQHLDRMVEILSTRQKFQNLFHFETGDVTAKRTAVLRCIPDYFTEQPYFKDFEDTTMAEDIQTEVTHGIAVLGDVKDPLSICIVVDNKIVIDDIKYFPSAVALFFAIHYCLHLEYAKGQERTMELIQKVFFGLNGRKLTAKLQSFKNKLFS; the protein is encoded by the exons ATGTACAAATTGAGGGTAGTTTTGTCACCAAAGGACATACAGAAGGTGTCCCTTGAGCAACGTCCAGATTCTGTTGAAAATCTTATGGAAACTTTGAAAGATAAGTTAAGCCTTGAAGGCAGTTTCACTTTGCAATATGCTGATCCAGACTTTGGAGGTGAGATGGTGAATCTGACTAATGCAAATGATTTACCAGAGACATGTGCATCTGTCCACGTGATATACACTGAAATTGCTGAAGATCAGTGCTATCGGAGTAGTACACCCTCACTGTCATCTGTCGGTTCATTTGGAAGCTCACATGACACTATGAGTGTTAGTTCAAATGATGACATACAGTCGGTAGAAGCCAAACTGAGACAAGGGTGTTGGCCAGAGGTCTTTCAGGTACCTAAAGTGGGCCCAGAGCTGGAACTGGTTTTTGAAGATGGTAATAGAAAGTATCTGTCAGAAGGAAAGAAGCTTGACTTAAGCAAAGATCACAAAAGTCAGTTCCTTGATGCGATTGCTAACCGCATTTGGGAGTACAAAGCTTATCCAACACACATGGAATACACTGAAGTAGCAAAAGCAATCATGAGGACCTATCCTTGTTTGGCTGAAAAGGGAAGTTCCTCTGGCTATGATGAAATGCTTAACAGCATCAAATTTAAGATGGGTAAtcttagagcaaaaatgagaaagtTGGACTGCATTGAACTAAATGTTAACTCAAGGAAGCGCTCCTACCCTGGAACGTCTtcatcaaaacacaaaaagCCAAAGAGAGCAGAAATAAATTACTTACCAGACATTCCAATTGGAGAAGATGCAACAAGTATGGAGTTTTATCGAGAAAACATTTGTGCAGAAGTTCAAAAGAGAAACAGGGACATGAACAAgattaaaaatatgatgatgAGGACCTATGCATACCGTAGACAGGACCTGGTCTTAAAGGCGCCAGCCGTCAACGAAATGGTAGAAAGATGGCCCGCCTTATTTCTTCCCAGTGAA ttGAAGGCTGAGTTTTCGAGGTTAAGCAACCTTGCTCTGGAGAgcactttcttttcttcactaGACCAACACCTTGACAGAATGGTGGAAATATTGTCAACCAGACAAAAGTTTCAGAACTTGTTTCACTTTGAGACAGGG GATGTCACTGCAAAAAGAACTGCTGTCTTGCGATGCATACCAGACTATTTCACGGAACAACCATACTTCAAGGACTTTGAG gACACAACTATGGCAGAAGACATCCAAACTGAAGTTACTCATGGCATCGCTGTGCTGGGTGATGTCAAGGACCCCCTGTCAATTTGCATTGTTGTTGATAACAAAATTGTTATTGATGACATAAAGTATTTTCCTAGTGCTGTTGCACTATTTTTTGCAATTCATTATTGCTTGCATCTTGAATATGCAAAGGGACAAGAACGCACTATGGAACTTATTCAAAAAGTTTTCTTTGGTCTGAATGGGAgaaagttaactgctaagttgCAAAGCTTCAAAAACAAACTGTTCTCATGA